Part of the Imperialibacter roseus genome, ATGCATCAACAAATCTGGGAAAACTGTCTGAATTTAGTTAAGCATGAGATACAGGAACAAAGCTTTAAAACGTGGTTTCTGCCCATTACACCCATAAAATTAGATAAAAGTGTTTTGACCATTCAGGTTCCCAGTCAGTTTTTCTACGAATGGCTGGAGGATAATTATGTTCATATTTTAAGGAAGGCGATACTTCAGGAATTAGGGCCCAACGGAAGATTGGAATATTCCGTGGTAATAGATAGAGGAAATGAGCAGGCAAAGCCATTGACTGTTAATTATCCGGTAAACAAGGCTCCTGGCCGTTTTGGACAAAATCATGTTGGAAATGGACAAAATGTGCAACAAAGCCCGGCAGTGACGCCAGAATTCTTAACATTGACAGGCAAATTGAATCCTATCTATGTTTTCGATTCCTATATAGAAGGTGACTGCAATAGATTGGCCCGCTCAGCTGGTTATGCTGTGGCCCAAAGACCCGGTGTTACCTCCTTCAATCCGTTGATGATTTACGGCGGTGTTGGACTTGGCAAAACACACCTTGTTCAGGCGGTTGGTAACCAGATAATGGAAAGCAACCCGGACGCAAAGGTGCTTTATGTGGCGTCGGAGAAGTTTACCAATCAGTTCATAGAGTCTTTGAGAAACAATGCTGTTCAGGACTTCATCAATTTCTACCAGAAAGTAGATGTATTGATTATTGACGATGTACAGTTTCTTCGTGACAAGGAGAGAACGCAGGAGATATTTTTCCATATCTTCAATCACCTTCACCAGAGCGGAAAGCAAATCATTATGACATCCGATTGCCCGCCGAGAGAGCTGAAAGGTCTTCAGGAAAGACTGGTGTCAAGATTCAAGTGGGGTCTTACCGCAGACATACAAACGCCAGACTTTGAGACAAGGGTGGCCATTATTCAAAAGAAGACTCAGGCGGAGGGAATTGTTATTCCTGAGGATGTGCTTGAGTACCTGGCTTACACCATCGATAGTAATATCAGAGAACTTGAGGGAGTGATGATTTCACTTATTGCCCATTCTTCGTTGGTAAAAAGAGAGATTGACCTTGAGTTGGCCAAGCAGATCATAAAAAATATTGTTAACGACTACGATACTGAGGTGGGTATTGACTATATCCAAAAGGCAGTGTCCGACTATTTCAATGTGGCTTTGGAAGACTTGAAAGCCAAAACCCGTAAGAAGGAAATCGTTATTGCCCGCCAGGTGGCCATGTATTTCTCAAAAGACTACACCAACCATTCGCTAAAATCTATCGGTTACCATTTTGGTGGTCGTGACCACTCCACTGTGATTCACGCCGTGCAGGCAGTCAATGACATGATCGATACCGACGCCAAGTTCAGGTATTCTGTTGATGAGCTAAAGAAAAGACTGAAAATGAGGACTGTCTAGCTTCAACTGGCGGTTAAAAAAAGGACGGTGCCCCCATTTTGGAGACCCCGTCCTTTTTTTGTGCTTCTCAATCGAACCTGTAAGGTATGTACACCCTCCGGCCCTTGGAGGTAATGCCGTCGATGACAACCTTTCCCTTGATTTTCTCCAGAATATTGGCCAGCTCCTCCGGCGTTTCAACCGGCCGGTTGTTGATGTTGGTGATAATGAAGCCTTCCGGAATATCCAGCTGCCTGAAAAAACCATTCCTTATTTTTTTCACCCGAACGCCATTGTCAATTTTTAAAAGATCTCTCTCGACTTTCGACACCTTCTCAAACTCCACGCCCAGCTTCTCTGAGAAGTAGACACTGCTTCTTAGCACTTCAGTGTTTCCCTCGCCATTGAGAAGTGTTACTTGTTTCCTGACTACATTATCGCCTCGCTTGATGTCCAAAACGAACTTATCACCAGGGTAGTGGTAGCCCATCAACTCCTCAAGCTCAGTTTTGTTGTTGAGTGACTTGTCGTTCACCCGAATGATTACATCACCTTTTTCCAGCCCAGCCTTGTCGGCGGCGCTTCCCCTTTGAACGTACGAGGTGATCACACCGTCCAGATTGCTCAGGCTGAGTTTGCCGGCAATGTCGCTGTCTATGTCAATGAACTCTGCCCCAATAAAGGCCTTTTGCACCTGCCCATAGTTGATAATGTCGTTCACTACTTTTTTTACAATGTCGACAGGCACAGCAAAGCCATAGCCTGAGTAAGTACCCGTTTGAGACAAAATGGCTGTGTTAATACCAATTAGCTGTCCTGATGTGTTGACCAAAGCCCCTCCGCTGTTTCCGGGGTTAATGGCAGCATCGGTTTGAATGAAAGATTCAATAGGGAATCGGTCTTTCAGTATATTGATGCTGCGGCCCTTGGCACTTACAATACCAGCGGTGACAGTGGAGGTAAGATTGAACGGGTTACCGACAGCCAGCACCCAGTCGCCCACCCTAACGTTGGCTGAAGTAGATACCTCAATTGCCGGGAGGTTATTGCCCTCGATTTTAATCACAGCCAAATCGGTAGACGGGTCAGTGCCTACCAGCGTGGCGTCGTAGGTTCTTTTGTCAAGAATCACCTGAATAATGTCGGCATCGTTGATGACGTGATTATTGGTCACGATATAGCCATCCTTTGAATAGACCACTCCGGACCCCGAGCTAACGGACTGACTGGGTCCTCCGAAAAACCAGTCCATCCAGCTGCCGGTGCGGTAGTCGGTTTCGCTCACGGTTTTCACAAACACCACGCTCTTGGTGCTGCGTGCCGACGCATTCACCAGGTCTGGTAAATCGTTTATTGCAGCTGCGTCGTTTCGGAAGGGCTCAGAGGCCGCCGGTGAAAAATTGTTGGTTTCGCCGTGGCTAACATTTTTTGAGAAATAGAAGTCTGAATCCTGTAAGTCATTAGAAGCAATTTTGGTCGACAGTTGCGTCTCATATACAAAGGCTCCACCAATGCCACCCAGAAAACTCAAGACTGCAATTCCAATAAATTTTTTCATAGCATCAGGTTTTAAGAATTAAGAAGTCAACATCGTTGTGTTGTTACCTAAACGTCAGTGCATTGGGTATCGTCAAAAACTGTGCAAAATAAAAACGAAAGAGGCTTGCTTAGGTTTTAGAAAGCTCATTTACTTATTTTGCGCCTTTATCATTAATTATGGGAATCAGATCAGTTCTTAGCAAGCCATTCGCCGCCTTCGTTGTGCGGGAGCAAAGAGAATGGGAGCAAAAAGCCCCTGATTATCAGCATAAAACACTTAAAAACCTTGTCAGCAAAGCCAGCAACACGGTTTTTGGAAATGACCACGGTTTCAAGGATATCCGCACTTACGATGACTTCAAAAAGCAGGTGCCTGTTCGGGATTATGAAGCATTGAAGCCTTACGTGGAGAAAATGCTAACCGGACAAAATGACGTACTTTGGCCGGGAAAGCCTGCCTATTTTGCAAAA contains:
- a CDS encoding S1C family serine protease, with translation MKKFIGIAVLSFLGGIGGAFVYETQLSTKIASNDLQDSDFYFSKNVSHGETNNFSPAASEPFRNDAAAINDLPDLVNASARSTKSVVFVKTVSETDYRTGSWMDWFFGGPSQSVSSGSGVVYSKDGYIVTNNHVINDADIIQVILDKRTYDATLVGTDPSTDLAVIKIEGNNLPAIEVSTSANVRVGDWVLAVGNPFNLTSTVTAGIVSAKGRSINILKDRFPIESFIQTDAAINPGNSGGALVNTSGQLIGINTAILSQTGTYSGYGFAVPVDIVKKVVNDIINYGQVQKAFIGAEFIDIDSDIAGKLSLSNLDGVITSYVQRGSAADKAGLEKGDVIIRVNDKSLNNKTELEELMGYHYPGDKFVLDIKRGDNVVRKQVTLLNGEGNTEVLRSSVYFSEKLGVEFEKVSKVERDLLKIDNGVRVKKIRNGFFRQLDIPEGFIITNINNRPVETPEELANILEKIKGKVVIDGITSKGRRVYIPYRFD
- the dnaA gene encoding chromosomal replication initiator protein DnaA yields the protein MHQQIWENCLNLVKHEIQEQSFKTWFLPITPIKLDKSVLTIQVPSQFFYEWLEDNYVHILRKAILQELGPNGRLEYSVVIDRGNEQAKPLTVNYPVNKAPGRFGQNHVGNGQNVQQSPAVTPEFLTLTGKLNPIYVFDSYIEGDCNRLARSAGYAVAQRPGVTSFNPLMIYGGVGLGKTHLVQAVGNQIMESNPDAKVLYVASEKFTNQFIESLRNNAVQDFINFYQKVDVLIIDDVQFLRDKERTQEIFFHIFNHLHQSGKQIIMTSDCPPRELKGLQERLVSRFKWGLTADIQTPDFETRVAIIQKKTQAEGIVIPEDVLEYLAYTIDSNIRELEGVMISLIAHSSLVKREIDLELAKQIIKNIVNDYDTEVGIDYIQKAVSDYFNVALEDLKAKTRKKEIVIARQVAMYFSKDYTNHSLKSIGYHFGGRDHSTVIHAVQAVNDMIDTDAKFRYSVDELKKRLKMRTV